One genomic window of Malaciobacter molluscorum LMG 25693 includes the following:
- a CDS encoding chaperone NapD produces the protein MNISSIVVQTLPKYIEEVVQSLKDCSACDYHIHDEKGRIIITIEGKNVEEELSKLRVVEQIEHVISADMQMAYSEEELNEHMQVLENSDVVPTVLNDDNINPEDIVYSGDLKKKNIQGFAKHFDKIGK, from the coding sequence ATGAACATTTCAAGTATTGTAGTTCAAACTCTTCCAAAATATATAGAGGAAGTTGTACAAAGTCTAAAAGATTGTAGTGCATGTGATTATCATATACATGATGAAAAAGGAAGAATTATTATTACCATTGAGGGCAAAAATGTTGAAGAAGAGTTGTCTAAATTAAGAGTTGTTGAACAAATTGAACATGTAATTAGTGCAGATATGCAAATGGCATATAGCGAAGAAGAGTTAAATGAACATATGCAAGTTCTAGAGAACTCTGATGTTGTTCCAACAGTATTAAATGATGATAATATTAACCCTGAAGACATTGTATATAGTGGAGATTTAAAAAAGAAAAATATTCAAGGATTTGCTAAACATTTTGATAAAATAGGAAAATAG
- a CDS encoding WD40 repeat domain-containing protein: MIFFRILIIFSLFFTFIKASTIIKPQQIINTSGGVTDIVIKKDKLYASTVNGTIDIFDLKTKKLLDKIYVPKTIDFVGDKIDAKIYSVDVLNDKILILSQGKKGGRNIFLYENHKLSKIIDETKRLFISKAKFISKDKIVYSLLSNQFFLFNLSTKENIYERQISQSRFSDFSLNDDKSKIILADESGVLHEYQISNGKFIRDFRNQNLDNVYQVDWKKDTIITAGQDRRSVVYNETTQSAYYKKSDFLVYSCGLSPNSHYAGYSSDELNTVTVFNTLTQTSMYKLVDNKMIITNIVFLNDNEIFVSSDDSKINYYKIKD; encoded by the coding sequence ATGATTTTTTTTAGAATATTAATTATATTTTCACTATTTTTTACTTTTATAAAGGCAAGTACAATTATAAAACCTCAGCAAATAATAAATACATCAGGTGGAGTGACAGATATTGTTATAAAAAAAGATAAACTCTATGCATCAACAGTAAATGGAACAATAGATATTTTTGATCTAAAAACTAAAAAACTTCTAGATAAAATTTATGTACCTAAAACGATTGATTTTGTAGGGGATAAAATTGATGCAAAAATATATAGTGTTGATGTATTAAATGATAAGATTCTTATTTTATCTCAAGGTAAAAAAGGTGGAAGAAATATATTCTTATATGAAAATCATAAATTATCTAAAATAATAGATGAAACAAAAAGATTATTTATTTCTAAAGCAAAATTTATTTCAAAAGATAAAATAGTATATTCACTTCTTAGTAACCAATTCTTTTTATTTAATTTATCAACAAAAGAAAATATCTACGAAAGACAAATTTCACAATCTAGATTTTCAGATTTTAGTTTAAATGATGACAAGTCAAAAATTATATTAGCTGATGAAAGTGGAGTATTACATGAATATCAAATTTCAAATGGGAAATTTATAAGAGATTTTAGAAATCAAAATTTGGATAATGTATATCAAGTTGATTGGAAAAAAGATACAATCATAACAGCAGGTCAAGATAGGAGAAGTGTAGTTTATAATGAAACTACACAAAGTGCATATTACAAAAAAAGTGATTTTTTAGTTTATAGTTGTGGACTTAGTCCTAATTCTCATTATGCAGGATACTCAAGTGATGAATTAAATACAGTAACTGTTTTTAATACATTAACTCAAACAAGTATGTATAAACTTGTAGATAATAAAATGATAATAACAAATATCGTATTTCTAAATGACAATGAAATATTTGTTTCTAGTGATGATAGCAAAATTAATTATTATAAAATAAAGGATTAA
- a CDS encoding 4Fe-4S dicluster domain-containing protein, protein MKRRDFFSSFKSSKKEEKIIRPPYFEDESLFKNRCLNCEGLCANICEEKIILIQEDKTPKLDFNSSGCTYCDECANICPNEVLDIKYKKNINTNISIDILKCLSWNQTMCFSCKDPCLDDAIDFLAMFRPEINSNCTSCGFCIKYCPVEAIQIGA, encoded by the coding sequence ATGAAAAGAAGAGATTTTTTTAGTTCTTTCAAATCATCAAAAAAAGAAGAAAAGATAATAAGACCTCCTTATTTTGAAGATGAAAGTCTATTTAAAAATAGATGTTTAAATTGTGAAGGTTTATGTGCAAATATTTGTGAAGAAAAAATCATTCTTATTCAAGAAGATAAAACTCCAAAGTTAGACTTTAACTCTTCTGGATGTACTTATTGTGACGAGTGCGCGAACATTTGTCCAAATGAAGTTTTAGATATTAAATATAAAAAAAATATTAATACTAATATTTCTATTGACATTTTAAAATGTCTAAGTTGGAATCAAACAATGTGTTTTTCTTGTAAAGATCCATGTTTAGACGATGCAATAGATTTTTTAGCAATGTTTAGACCTGAAATAAATAGTAATTGTACATCATGTGGTTTTTGTATAAAATATTGCCCAGTTGAAGCTATTCAAATAGGAGCGTAA
- a CDS encoding nitrate reductase cytochrome c-type subunit: protein MKLTSITLGIATAAAIFIAGCATSQKTISEESLGLRKTDLYTEQSTVASKTMYKQTPPGTGEKFERSYENAPPMIPHSVEGMLPITINNNMCTTCHLPGIAESMNATPIPKTHFTNYRPDTKLDKKGEIVKDGKVVENTTDVTLAKEKKLDTLSGARFNCSQCHAPQSNGQLVKNNFKPDFREAGSKNSSDLIKKMDEGVK from the coding sequence ATGAAGTTAACTAGTATAACTTTAGGTATTGCAACAGCTGCAGCTATATTTATTGCAGGGTGTGCAACTAGTCAAAAAACTATCAGTGAAGAATCATTAGGTTTAAGAAAAACTGATTTATATACAGAACAATCAACTGTAGCAAGTAAAACTATGTATAAACAAACACCTCCAGGAACAGGAGAAAAGTTTGAAAGATCATATGAAAATGCACCTCCAATGATTCCACATAGTGTTGAGGGAATGTTACCAATAACAATAAACAATAACATGTGTACAACTTGTCACTTGCCAGGAATTGCAGAATCTATGAATGCAACTCCAATTCCTAAAACACACTTTACTAACTATAGACCTGATACAAAATTAGATAAAAAAGGTGAAATAGTAAAAGATGGAAAAGTTGTAGAAAACACAACAGATGTTACATTGGCAAAAGAGAAAAAATTAGATACACTATCAGGAGCTAGATTCAACTGTAGCCAATGCCATGCACCTCAATCAAATGGTCAATTAGTTAAAAATAACTTCAAACCAGATTTTAGAGAAGCAGGAAGCAAAAACTCATCTGATTTAATTAAAAAAATGGATGAAGGTGTAAAATAA
- the napH gene encoding quinol dehydrogenase ferredoxin subunit NapH yields MNNLIFKHRFLIARRITQVTIMFLYFAANAWGFNFLMGNLSSSKILNTIPLSDPYAVLQMLAAGAVLSADVLGGVFIIILFYMFFGGRAFCSYVCPVNMITDLSNYIRRKFGFNKIQKRQPASRNIRYYVLALSLIISFIMGYAAFEFISPVAMIQRGIIFGLGFGWAAILIIFLFDLFVLKNGWCGHICPIGGFYSLIGRFSFIRVHHNHENCTACMKCKEVCPESQVLFMITKDSLPVTSGECTNCGRCVEVCDDEALNFSIKNYKRK; encoded by the coding sequence ATGAATAATTTAATCTTTAAGCATAGATTCCTAATAGCAAGAAGAATCACACAAGTTACTATAATGTTTTTATATTTTGCTGCAAATGCATGGGGATTTAACTTTTTAATGGGAAATCTCAGTTCATCAAAAATATTAAATACTATTCCACTTAGTGATCCATATGCTGTACTTCAAATGCTTGCAGCAGGAGCAGTATTATCAGCAGATGTTTTAGGTGGAGTTTTTATTATTATTTTATTTTATATGTTTTTTGGTGGTAGAGCTTTTTGCTCTTATGTATGTCCTGTAAATATGATTACTGATTTAAGTAATTATATTAGAAGAAAATTTGGATTTAATAAAATACAAAAAAGACAACCAGCAAGTAGAAATATAAGATATTACGTATTAGCACTTAGTTTAATTATTTCATTTATTATGGGATATGCAGCATTTGAGTTTATCTCACCTGTTGCAATGATACAAAGAGGGATAATCTTTGGTTTAGGTTTTGGTTGGGCAGCAATTTTAATTATATTTTTATTTGATCTTTTCGTTTTAAAAAATGGTTGGTGCGGTCATATTTGTCCTATTGGTGGATTTTATTCACTTATTGGAAGATTTAGTTTCATAAGAGTACATCATAATCATGAAAACTGTACTGCTTGTATGAAATGTAAAGAAGTATGTCCTGAATCACAAGTACTATTTATGATAACAAAAGACTCACTACCTGTAACTTCAGGAGAGTGTACAAATTGCGGAAGATGTGTTGAAGTTTGTGATGACGAAGCACTTAACTTTTCGATAAAAAATTATAAAAGGAAATAA
- the napG gene encoding ferredoxin-type protein NapG: MNTKKDQKMNRREFFLNGARALGLTALGGLVWSAYVDEVTASSLLLRPPGALDEKEFLKSCIKCGMCVEACPYDTLKLAKPGDNKPLGTPYFVPRDIPCYMCPDIPCVPVCPTDALDEKKVTKNNKLDIKEASMGVAVIDQSSCIAFWGIQCDACYRACPLLGEAITIEYTKNERTGKHAFLKPVVHTDVCTGCGLCEKACVTKKAAIFVLPKEVALGKAGDYYIKGWDKKDEQRLQKATNKINKTKISERKAVDSLNDLGGILDE, encoded by the coding sequence ATGAACACAAAGAAAGATCAAAAAATGAATAGAAGAGAATTCTTTTTAAATGGAGCTAGAGCTTTAGGGCTTACTGCCCTTGGTGGACTTGTATGGAGTGCATATGTTGATGAAGTAACTGCTTCATCATTACTTCTTAGACCACCAGGAGCACTAGATGAAAAAGAGTTCTTAAAATCATGTATCAAATGTGGAATGTGTGTTGAAGCATGTCCTTATGATACATTAAAATTAGCAAAACCAGGAGATAACAAACCACTTGGAACTCCATATTTTGTTCCAAGAGATATACCTTGTTATATGTGTCCTGATATTCCATGTGTACCTGTTTGTCCAACAGATGCATTAGATGAAAAAAAAGTAACAAAAAATAATAAACTTGATATTAAAGAAGCATCAATGGGTGTTGCAGTTATTGATCAAAGTAGTTGTATTGCATTTTGGGGTATTCAATGTGATGCATGTTATAGAGCTTGTCCATTATTGGGTGAAGCAATTACAATTGAATATACAAAAAATGAAAGAACAGGTAAACATGCATTTTTAAAACCAGTAGTACATACAGATGTTTGTACAGGTTGTGGATTATGTGAAAAAGCATGTGTTACAAAAAAAGCAGCTATTTTTGTTCTTCCAAAAGAAGTAGCATTAGGAAAAGCTGGAGATTACTATATCAAGGGTTGGGATAAAAAAGATGAACAAAGATTGCAAAAAGCAACGAATAAAATAAATAAAACAAAAATTAGTGAAAGAAAAGCTGTTGATTCACTTAATGATTTAGGAGGAATTTTAGATGAATAA